The following coding sequences are from one Diprion similis isolate iyDipSimi1 chromosome 9, iyDipSimi1.1, whole genome shotgun sequence window:
- the LOC124410569 gene encoding sulfotransferase 1A3, with protein sequence MSREPPAYQRLDPKKTERMLSLFRGERTGWVQVGEKKWLFPQQYVEQGKHFYNFQARPSDTWVVSFPRSGTTWTQELVWLISNDLDFETARKVDLTTRFPFFELSLCAHPEVIEELVDAVKDDPVMVARCRQVAVPGYKFFKDAPSPRFIKSHFPFSLLPGLLDVGCKVLYVARNPKDVAVSWFHLNRLFKTQGYVGDFPAFWECFRNDLTTWSPYWEHLKEAWALRTHPNLLFLYYEDMNMDLPGTIVKVAKFLGKSLTREQILSLVDYLDFNSFRKNPSVNGTELKECGVIANTSFIRKGQTGGWMDTFTPELEADADEWIAKNLKDTDFAFPNLNNNNITSI encoded by the exons ATGAGTCGCGAGCCGCCCGCGTATCAGCGTTTAGAcccaaaaaaaaccgaaagaatgctgtctttgtttcgtgGCGAAAGAACTGGATGGGTTCAAGTCGGTGAGAAGAAGTGGCTTTTTCCACAACAATACGTCGAACAAGGAAAACATTTCTATAACTTCCAAGCTCGACCGAGTGATACTTGGGTCGTCTCTTTCCCAAGATCAG GAACCACCTGGACCCAGGAACTAGTGTGGTTGATATCTAACGACTTGGACTTCGAGACAGCGCGAAAAGTGGATCTGACGACAAGATTTCCGTTTTTTGA GCTAAGCCTATGTGCGCATCCCGAAGTGATTGAGGAACTCGTTGATGCTGTAAAAGATGATCCAGTAATGGTAGCGCGTTGTAGGCAAGTCGCGGTGCCTGGGTACAAATTCTTCAAGGATGCACCATCCCCGAGATTCATTAAATCACATTTCCCCTTCAGTTTGCTGCCTGGCCTGCTCGACGTTGGGTGCAAG GTTCTCTACGTTGCCAGAAATCCGAAGGATGTTGCAGTTTCCTGGTTTCATTTGAACAGACTTTTCAAAACCCAGGGGTACGTTGGTGACTTCCCAGCGTTTTGGGAGTGCTTCAGGAACGATTTAA CAACGTGGTCACCATACTGGGAGCATTTGAAGGAAGCTTGGGCATTGAGGACACACCCGAATTTGCTTTTCCTTTATTACGAGGATATGAACATG GATTTACCCGGAACCATCGTGAAGGTTGCCAAATTCTTGGGCAAAAGCCTGACTCGGGAACAGATACTCAGTCTGGTTGATTACTTGGATTTCAatagttttcgaaaaaatccaTCCGTAAACGGGACCGAATTGAAAGAGTGCGGCGTTATAGCGAACACGAGTTTTATACGGAAAGGACAGACTGGAGGATGGATGGATACATTTACACCTGAGCTCGAGGCAGATGCGGACGAGTGGATAGCGAAAAACCTCAAGGACACAGATTTCGCTTTCCCTAAtctaaataacaataatatcacAAGTATATAA
- the LOC124410568 gene encoding GTPase Era, mitochondrial, with the protein MFLFWRGSIRVIKSSTRSTSVQAARLYSAERLEEYDAPVSADDNFTSVRRDEFKSLRIAIFGLPNAGKSTLINQLIHHQVCAASMKPHTTRSACRAVLHTDTTELVFVDTPGVVTTQEVKRLNLESSFQSDPEVAVKKADIVGVLHDVSRSRFRQEISPQVLNLLKNLDSDTPTLLLMNKVDQIKNKRKLLDFVRHLTGENGWPNFTDIFMLSALEGDGVSDLREYLLVSAKPRDWEYEKDTLTDQKPEEMIVRIVRGSLLDVLPEEIPYNLDIQIEYYNVCKDGSINTVVLIDCPTERLYKLILRKITSKLKYIAMNVEQALSKNLQQTVRVKLVFQPKKVISKSK; encoded by the exons ATGTTCTTGTTCTGGAGAGGCTCGATTCGAGTAATAAAGTCGAGTACACGGAGCACCTCTGTACAAGCAGCTAGGTTATACAGCGCTGAACGACTTGAGGAATACGATGCCCCGGTTTCAGCGGACGATAATTTCACCAGCGTACGTCGGGACGAATTCAAATCTTTGAGAATCGCGATATTCGGACTACCGAACGCGGGAAAGAGTACTCTTATTAACCAGCTGATTCATCATCAG GTATGTGCGGCGTCAATGAAACCGCACACAACCCGCTCGGCATGTCGTGCCGTCCTTCACACAGACACCACAGAGTTGGTGTTTGTAGACACGCCTGGCGTCGTAACGACCCAAGAAGTCAAACGTCTCAACTTGGAGAGTAGCTTCCAAAGTGACCCTGAAGTGGCTGTGAAAAAGGCAGATATTGTCGGTGTTCTCCATGATGTATCCAGATCCCGATTTAGACAAGAAATAAGTCCACAAGTACTAAACCTGTTGAAGAACTTGGATTCTGATACGCCAACTTTATTATTAATGAACAAAGTTGATCAGATAAAGAATAAACGAAAGTTATTAGATTTTGTCCGTCACTTAACTGGCGAAAATGGATGGCCAAACTTTACAGATATCTTCATGTTGTCTGCATTGGAAGGGGACGGAGTCTCAGATTTAAGG GAATACCTCCTTGTTTCGGCAAAACCTCGAGACTGGGAATACGAAAAAGATACTTTAACTGATCAAAAACCAGAAGAAATGATCGTACGTATTGTACGTGGCAGCCTCCTAGATGTTCTTCCTGAAGAAATACCATACAACCTGGATATCCAGATCGAATATTACAATGTCTGCAAGGATGGGAGCATCAATACCGTTGTTTTGATCGATTGTCCCACTGAACGATTGTACAAGTTGATTCTTCGTAAAATCACAAGCAAGTTGAAATATATAGCTATGAACGTAGAACAAGCACTAAGTAAGAATCTTCAACAGACCGTCAGAGTAAAATTGGTTTTCCAgccaaaaaaagtaattagtaAAAGTAAATAA
- the LOC124410545 gene encoding uncharacterized protein LOC124410545 isoform X1, whose product MSAYTTTKMALEEEAQICRLCGQCESIYIDVFGEEGTKRYLGLKIHTKINILIKKDDGLSKKVCMRCIGTLEFVSDFHTKCHQTQQQLLQAKKRTKKLTERDVRVYSEVDKENISPNNSLIRPDGTKSKVLPTTEDVKFEEDRPLEQIFEYHNKQSVKRKSSRIQKKQLDKVKILKDENKVFEHATVSLENIGDLRKNRVTACSLEISECQNQRTLPNEKHTAALPWKRNSPTIKTRRKSYNGLGQGDATVTKIGRKNCGNRKTQKNKSKDLACSTSRKKSLMESDIRTTDRAGKGIIKFGGKRSPDNSQNESDFEKLDEQLTTLTGDKINESNNVPNVLKNETSNLSANRGEEFVRLQTCVAMSITQCSSREVGAESVEKSPQPGDEAEETQSWKYDTMKGLGENISKINSVQDVGHEKNSTTALLVRNSVIKLVKDIQTKSDDDLTTTTQIVVGSSNDEVNCKTNESKIIEAPLSLIDSSKDDNSQESNKHSKRNVAGYQDRRKKSEGRFGKLTELITNEQKEIIETLYTVNMGVVNDEEVHRNIKILDKVRAKCEICEKIYPRMDKCQVHVWGHLNMKPYCCKSCDFVTLTVSNIRCHIRKRHLKIKPFHCNLCEKRYGTAVLLEEHINSHTGAKPYKCKVCDFATSNRQVLSYHKTTHKPAKDISCEVCGKKFFSNCRMRAHMIVHNKDRSLMCRLCSTYLCNAEALKKHYDKVHTRDYVCSVCGVRTRSKKALTNHENVHSAAKYSCPLCSNVYKSKHMLKEHILKHQGIRKYKCELCQKSFAQQSHISAHMSVHMGKRYPCPGCNKLFNRKDNMRIHTRRCEVFNSNPEMKNSWMDQMGATSSFVTNTKSISVPEAPAIQTATTQSDTYSKTDEKMKTDEKTETDLGVMKINLLSDRTDDSTSFKSISNLRASHDFIRDQDKEEFKSDKNGKVLQLGEVEVFPIPNTNVIAFQNEGNTVITENVLRPECF is encoded by the exons ATGTCGGCGTACACAACAACGAAAATGGCGTTGGAAGAGGAGGCGCAGATCTGCAGGCTTTGCGGGCAGTGCGAGAGCATCTACATTGACGTATTTGGAGAGGAAGGGACCAAGAGATACCTGGGCTTGAAGATTCACacgaaaatcaacattttg atcAAGAAGGATGATGGATTGTCAAAGAAAGTTTGCATGCGATGTATAGGCACCCTGGAATTTGTTAGCGATTTTCACACCAAATGTCATCAAACACAACAACAACTTTTACAAGCT aaaaaacgaacaaaaaaattgaccgaaCGTGATGTTAGAGTATATTCAGAAgttgataaagaaaatatttcgccTAACAACAGCTTGATTAGACCTGATGGAACTAAATCAAAAGTCTTGCCCACCACAGAAGACGTAAAGTTCGAAGAAGACAGGCCCCTagaacaaatttttgaatatcacAACAAACAGTCTGTGAAAAGAAAGAGCAGTCGCATTCAGAAGAAACAATTAGATAAAGTCAAGATACTTAAAGACGAGAACAAGGTTTTTGAACATGCAACCGTCTCTTTAGAAAATATTGGCGATTTAAGGAAGAACAGAGTAACGGCATGTTCATTGGAAATTTCAGAGTGTCAGAATCAGAGGACTTTGCCTAATGAAAAACATACAGCGGCATTGCCATGGAAGCGTAATTCTCCGACAATAAAAACCCGTAGAAAAAGTTACAATGGTCTTGGCCAAGGAGACGCTACAGTCACAAAAATCGGGCGGAAAAACTGTGGTAAtagaaaaacgcaaaaaaataaaagcaaagaTCTAGCATGTTCAACTTCGAGGAAGAAGAGTTTGATGGAAAGTGATATCAGAACTACAGATAGAGCTGGAAAGGGGATTATTAAATTTGGTGGTAAACGTTCCCCGGACAATTCTCAGAATGAGAGTGATTTCGAGAAACTCGATGAGCAACTTACTACATTGACTggggataaaattaacgaatCTAACAATGTACCGAATGTGCTAAAaaatgagacctcgaatttgTCCGCGAATCGAGGTGAGGAATTTGTTAGATTACAAACTTGTGTGGCAATGTCAATCACACAATGTTCTTCAAGAGAAGTAGGCGCGGAATCAGTTGAGAAAAGTCCCCAACCTGGCGACGAGGCTGAAGAAACACAATCCTGGAAGTATGATACAATGAAAGGACTGGGtgagaatatttcaaaaattaattctgtacAAGATGTTGGGCATGAAAAGAATTCCACAACAGCTTTGCTGGTGAGAAACTCAGTGATCAAATTGGTAAAGGATATTCAAACGAAAAGCGATGACGATCTTACAACGACAACACAAATAGTGGTAGGTTCGTCAAACGATGAAGTAAATTGTAAAACTAATGAGTCGAAGATCATTGAAGCGCCGTTGTCTTTAATAGATTCGTCGAAGGACGATAATTCGCAAGAATCAAATAAGCATAGTAAACGAAATGTTGCTGGTTATCAGGATAGACGAAAAAAGTCTGAGGGTCGGTTCGGTAAACTTACCGAACTGATAACAAACGAGCAGAAGGAGATCATAGAAACTCTGTATACTGTAAACATGGGTGTAGTCAACGACGAGGAAGTTCATAGAAACATAAAGATATTAGACAAAGTGAGAGCAAAGTGCGAAATATGTGAAAAGATATACCCGAGAATGGACAAATGCCAG GTGCATGTTTGGGGTCACCTAAACATGAAGCCGTATTGTTGCAAATCGTGCGACTTTGTCACACTTACAGTGAGCAACATTCGCTGTCACATAAGAAAACGTCATTTAAAGATTAAACCATTCCACTGCAATCTATGTGAGAAACGTTACGGCACTGCAGTCTTGCTGGAGGAACACATTAATTCTCATACGGGTGCAAAACCTTACAAATGCAAAGTTTGTGACTTCGCCACTTCCAACAGGCAGGTGCTGAGTTATCACAAAACTACCCACAAACCCGCGAAA GATATATCCTGCGAGGTTTGCggcaagaaatttttctcaaattgcaGAATGCGAGCGCACATGATTGTGCACAACAAAGATAGAAGTTTGATGTGCAGGCTTTGCTCCACATATCTTTGCAATGCAGAGGCCCTTAAAAAGCATTACGACAAGGTTCACACGCGGGATTACGTTTGCAGTGTTTGCGGTGTACGAACCCGGTCGAAAAAAGCTTTAACCAACCAcgaaaat GTACATTCTGCAGCTAAATATAGTTGTCCACTTTGTTCAAACGTCTACAAAAGTAAACACATGCTCAAGGAGCATATCCTCAAGCATCAAGGAATTCGAAAGTACAAGTGCGAATTGTGCCAAAAGTCTTTTGCCCAACAATCCCACATCTCGGCCCATATGAGCGTGCATATGGGCAAAAG ATATCCATGTCCTGGCTGCAATAAACTCTTCAACCGTAAGGACAATATGCGAATCCATACACGACGTTGCGAGGTATTCAATTCTAATCCGGAAATGAAGAATTCGTGGATGGACCAAATGGGTGCTACCAGTTCATTTGTAACGAATACCAAATCCATCTCGGTACCAGAAGCGCCCGCTATACAAACTGCTACAACGCAATCGGATACTTATTCGAAgactgatgaaaaaatgaagactgatgaaaaaacagagactgaccTAGGAGTGATGAAGATAAACTTATTATCGGATAGGACTGATGATTCTACATCGTTTAAATCGATCTCGAACCTACGAGCTTCACACGATTTCATACGTGATCAAGACAAAGAGGAATTCAAATCCGACAAGAATGGCAAAGTTCTACAACTCGGTGAAGTAGAAGTATTCCCAATCCCAAATACCAATGTAATCGCTTTTCAAAACGAGGGTAATACGGTTATTACCGAGAATGTACTGAGACCCGAATGTTTTTAG
- the LOC124410560 gene encoding NEDD4-binding protein 1-like, with protein MDNMPNKQSTNVEDSTLVIKLDVSPRKVPIQKRQGDSSLALKPSAKRRKLNNKTYYESPLKHLGKSIDKTISAVSLDESVIVIEEYMDVTASKSSACPQSSSKQLTCPDDSIIILSDNEGVSEETTHVKNKNHRIIQDKDSSMINTEVSEVASVEKRMTRKRNKRAAARNAKFGAKTTVRKADCQDKGNLMPKMLSISIDSEDENIIPNDDTTKPQAKIATVNNSESLSISKNVPPTNSQGDIKESTKKTKTSPLRTESSSQSAASPDDILIVWTQTEGCHTAAEQLASLCVTEEPSNLEERSGYCIDTQGDPSSFRNLNEKHNKNKERKREKTKQRQNPNWARFTEYQSSTNLPPKEPNIGLNQPEINAVGRCYTKEIVVKRPGSLRDIVIDGCNIAMAYTNHKYFSETGLKLVIDYFKLRGHTVKAFIPQHKRSMKHQLLEQLYSEGIVVFTPSRHIGGKRISSHDDRYILEYATMCDGIVVSLDQYRDLYAEKPEWKNTIENRLLVPTFVGKCVMFPEDPLGRSGPKLEEFLRH; from the exons ATGGACAATATGCCGAACAAGCAAAGTACTAATGTCGAAGATTCGACTTTAGTAATCAAACTGGATGTCTCACCACGGAAGGTACCAATTCAAAAGAGACAAGGAGACTCCAGTCTTGCTTTAAAGCCAAGTGCCAAAAGGCGAAAGCTAAATAACAAAACTTACTATGAGAGTCCATTAAAGCATTTGGGAAAAAgcat AGACAAAACCATTTCGGCCGTAAGTCTAGACGAAAGCGTCATTGTAATAGAAGAATACATGGATGTTACAGCATCAAAGAGTTCAGCTTGCCCACAAAGTAGTAGTAAGCAATTGACTTGTCCAGATGACAGCATCATTATTTTAAGTGACAATGAAGGTGTATCGGAAGAAACGACCCACGTCAAAAATAAGAATCATAGAATCATTCAAGACAAAGATTCGTCCATGATAAATACAGAAGTGTCGGAGGTTGCATCAGTTGAAAAACGAATGACAAGGAAAAGGAATAAGCGAGCCGCAGCTCGCAACGCCAAATTTGGGGCTAAGACTACAGTTAGAAAAGCAGACTGTCAAGATAAGGGAAATCTAATGCCAAAAATGCTATCTATATCAATTGACTCTGAAGATGAGAATATAA TTCCTAATGATGACACCACTAAACCACAAGCAAAAATTGCAACTGTCAACAATTCTGAAAGTCTTTCGATATCTAAGAATGTTCCTCCAACAAATTCCCAGGGTGATATTAAGGAAAGCACAAAAAAGACTAAAACCAGTCCTCTTCGCACAG AATCTTCAAGTCAATCAGCAGCTTCGCCAGATGATATTTTAATAGTCTGGACACAAACGGAAGGATGTCATACAGCTGCAGAACAACTTGCTTCACTATGTGTTACAGAGGAACCTTCAAACCTAGAAGAAAGATCAGGCTACTGTATTGATACACAGGGCGATCCGTCCAGTTTTcgtaatttgaatgaaaaacataataaaaataaagaaagaaaacgcgAGAAGACAAAACAACGTCAAAACCCGAACTGGGCCAGGTTCACAGAGTACCAATCCTCCACAAATCTACCTCCGAAGGAACCAAACATTGGATTGAATCAGCCTGAAATAAATGCAGTTGGAAGATGTTATACCAAGGAAATCGTTGTCAAACGACCCGGGAGCTTGCGGGATATTGTCATCGATGGTTGCAACATTGCAATGGC ATACACAAATCACAAATACTTCTCGGAAACCGGGCTCAAGTTGGTAATAGATTACTTTAAATTAAGAGGCCATACTGTCAAAGCCTTTATCCCCCAACATAAACGATCCATGAAGCACCAGCTCCTTGAGCAGCTTTATTCCGAAGGCATTGTGGTCTTCACACCCAGTCGACACATAGGAGGAAAAAGAATCAGTTCACATGATGACAG ATATATTTTGGAATACGCTACAATGTGTGATGGGATAGTGGTATCACTGGACCAATACCGAGACTTGTACGCAGAGAAACCTGAGTGGAAAAATACAATTGAAAACCGTCTGTTAGTGCCCACGTTTGTTGGGAAATGCGTCATGTTTCCTGAAGATCCGCTGGGAAGAAGTGGTCCAAAACTCGAAGAATTCTTGAGGCACTAG
- the LOC124410545 gene encoding zinc finger and BTB domain-containing protein 11-like isoform X2, whose product MRCIGTLEFVSDFHTKCHQTQQQLLQAKKRTKKLTERDVRVYSEVDKENISPNNSLIRPDGTKSKVLPTTEDVKFEEDRPLEQIFEYHNKQSVKRKSSRIQKKQLDKVKILKDENKVFEHATVSLENIGDLRKNRVTACSLEISECQNQRTLPNEKHTAALPWKRNSPTIKTRRKSYNGLGQGDATVTKIGRKNCGNRKTQKNKSKDLACSTSRKKSLMESDIRTTDRAGKGIIKFGGKRSPDNSQNESDFEKLDEQLTTLTGDKINESNNVPNVLKNETSNLSANRGEEFVRLQTCVAMSITQCSSREVGAESVEKSPQPGDEAEETQSWKYDTMKGLGENISKINSVQDVGHEKNSTTALLVRNSVIKLVKDIQTKSDDDLTTTTQIVVGSSNDEVNCKTNESKIIEAPLSLIDSSKDDNSQESNKHSKRNVAGYQDRRKKSEGRFGKLTELITNEQKEIIETLYTVNMGVVNDEEVHRNIKILDKVRAKCEICEKIYPRMDKCQVHVWGHLNMKPYCCKSCDFVTLTVSNIRCHIRKRHLKIKPFHCNLCEKRYGTAVLLEEHINSHTGAKPYKCKVCDFATSNRQVLSYHKTTHKPAKDISCEVCGKKFFSNCRMRAHMIVHNKDRSLMCRLCSTYLCNAEALKKHYDKVHTRDYVCSVCGVRTRSKKALTNHENVHSAAKYSCPLCSNVYKSKHMLKEHILKHQGIRKYKCELCQKSFAQQSHISAHMSVHMGKRYPCPGCNKLFNRKDNMRIHTRRCEVFNSNPEMKNSWMDQMGATSSFVTNTKSISVPEAPAIQTATTQSDTYSKTDEKMKTDEKTETDLGVMKINLLSDRTDDSTSFKSISNLRASHDFIRDQDKEEFKSDKNGKVLQLGEVEVFPIPNTNVIAFQNEGNTVITENVLRPECF is encoded by the exons ATGCGATGTATAGGCACCCTGGAATTTGTTAGCGATTTTCACACCAAATGTCATCAAACACAACAACAACTTTTACAAGCT aaaaaacgaacaaaaaaattgaccgaaCGTGATGTTAGAGTATATTCAGAAgttgataaagaaaatatttcgccTAACAACAGCTTGATTAGACCTGATGGAACTAAATCAAAAGTCTTGCCCACCACAGAAGACGTAAAGTTCGAAGAAGACAGGCCCCTagaacaaatttttgaatatcacAACAAACAGTCTGTGAAAAGAAAGAGCAGTCGCATTCAGAAGAAACAATTAGATAAAGTCAAGATACTTAAAGACGAGAACAAGGTTTTTGAACATGCAACCGTCTCTTTAGAAAATATTGGCGATTTAAGGAAGAACAGAGTAACGGCATGTTCATTGGAAATTTCAGAGTGTCAGAATCAGAGGACTTTGCCTAATGAAAAACATACAGCGGCATTGCCATGGAAGCGTAATTCTCCGACAATAAAAACCCGTAGAAAAAGTTACAATGGTCTTGGCCAAGGAGACGCTACAGTCACAAAAATCGGGCGGAAAAACTGTGGTAAtagaaaaacgcaaaaaaataaaagcaaagaTCTAGCATGTTCAACTTCGAGGAAGAAGAGTTTGATGGAAAGTGATATCAGAACTACAGATAGAGCTGGAAAGGGGATTATTAAATTTGGTGGTAAACGTTCCCCGGACAATTCTCAGAATGAGAGTGATTTCGAGAAACTCGATGAGCAACTTACTACATTGACTggggataaaattaacgaatCTAACAATGTACCGAATGTGCTAAAaaatgagacctcgaatttgTCCGCGAATCGAGGTGAGGAATTTGTTAGATTACAAACTTGTGTGGCAATGTCAATCACACAATGTTCTTCAAGAGAAGTAGGCGCGGAATCAGTTGAGAAAAGTCCCCAACCTGGCGACGAGGCTGAAGAAACACAATCCTGGAAGTATGATACAATGAAAGGACTGGGtgagaatatttcaaaaattaattctgtacAAGATGTTGGGCATGAAAAGAATTCCACAACAGCTTTGCTGGTGAGAAACTCAGTGATCAAATTGGTAAAGGATATTCAAACGAAAAGCGATGACGATCTTACAACGACAACACAAATAGTGGTAGGTTCGTCAAACGATGAAGTAAATTGTAAAACTAATGAGTCGAAGATCATTGAAGCGCCGTTGTCTTTAATAGATTCGTCGAAGGACGATAATTCGCAAGAATCAAATAAGCATAGTAAACGAAATGTTGCTGGTTATCAGGATAGACGAAAAAAGTCTGAGGGTCGGTTCGGTAAACTTACCGAACTGATAACAAACGAGCAGAAGGAGATCATAGAAACTCTGTATACTGTAAACATGGGTGTAGTCAACGACGAGGAAGTTCATAGAAACATAAAGATATTAGACAAAGTGAGAGCAAAGTGCGAAATATGTGAAAAGATATACCCGAGAATGGACAAATGCCAG GTGCATGTTTGGGGTCACCTAAACATGAAGCCGTATTGTTGCAAATCGTGCGACTTTGTCACACTTACAGTGAGCAACATTCGCTGTCACATAAGAAAACGTCATTTAAAGATTAAACCATTCCACTGCAATCTATGTGAGAAACGTTACGGCACTGCAGTCTTGCTGGAGGAACACATTAATTCTCATACGGGTGCAAAACCTTACAAATGCAAAGTTTGTGACTTCGCCACTTCCAACAGGCAGGTGCTGAGTTATCACAAAACTACCCACAAACCCGCGAAA GATATATCCTGCGAGGTTTGCggcaagaaatttttctcaaattgcaGAATGCGAGCGCACATGATTGTGCACAACAAAGATAGAAGTTTGATGTGCAGGCTTTGCTCCACATATCTTTGCAATGCAGAGGCCCTTAAAAAGCATTACGACAAGGTTCACACGCGGGATTACGTTTGCAGTGTTTGCGGTGTACGAACCCGGTCGAAAAAAGCTTTAACCAACCAcgaaaat GTACATTCTGCAGCTAAATATAGTTGTCCACTTTGTTCAAACGTCTACAAAAGTAAACACATGCTCAAGGAGCATATCCTCAAGCATCAAGGAATTCGAAAGTACAAGTGCGAATTGTGCCAAAAGTCTTTTGCCCAACAATCCCACATCTCGGCCCATATGAGCGTGCATATGGGCAAAAG ATATCCATGTCCTGGCTGCAATAAACTCTTCAACCGTAAGGACAATATGCGAATCCATACACGACGTTGCGAGGTATTCAATTCTAATCCGGAAATGAAGAATTCGTGGATGGACCAAATGGGTGCTACCAGTTCATTTGTAACGAATACCAAATCCATCTCGGTACCAGAAGCGCCCGCTATACAAACTGCTACAACGCAATCGGATACTTATTCGAAgactgatgaaaaaatgaagactgatgaaaaaacagagactgaccTAGGAGTGATGAAGATAAACTTATTATCGGATAGGACTGATGATTCTACATCGTTTAAATCGATCTCGAACCTACGAGCTTCACACGATTTCATACGTGATCAAGACAAAGAGGAATTCAAATCCGACAAGAATGGCAAAGTTCTACAACTCGGTGAAGTAGAAGTATTCCCAATCCCAAATACCAATGTAATCGCTTTTCAAAACGAGGGTAATACGGTTATTACCGAGAATGTACTGAGACCCGAATGTTTTTAG